Genomic DNA from uncultured Acetobacterium sp.:
ATCTCAATCATCCCTATATTGAAGCGGAAGACTTCGGGATTGCCCTGATCCGGTTTGCCAATGGCAGTTATGGCATTGTTGAAGGAACGACGGCAATTTACCCCAAAAATCTGGAAGAAACACTTTACCTGTTTGGCGAAAAGGGAACGGTCAAAGCAGCCGGTCAGTCGGTCAACATTATTGAAGAATGGCAATTTTCTGATCCTTTGGATGACTCCGGGGAAGTTAAAGAACGGTTCAGTAAGAATCCTCCTAACGACTATGGCTACGGACATACACCCTATTATGCCGATGTGATTGATGCGATTAAAAATGACCGGGAACCATCCATCACAGCGGAAGACGGTCGCAGAGCAGTGGAACTTATTCTGGCAATCTACAAATCTGCTGCAGACGGACAGCGGATAATGTTGCCATTGGAAAAATGTAGTACCACAGATTTTAAAGGGAGATTTGAAAAATGAGCTATTTTATCCATGAAAGCAGTTATATCGATAAAGATGTTAAAATTGGTGAAGGAACAAAGGTCTGGCATTTTTGCCACGTACAAGAGGGGGCGCATATTGGCGAAAATTGTTCGCTTGGCCAAAATGTCAATATTGGCAGTCGCGTAAAAATCGGGAGTGGGGTAAAAATTCAAAACAATGTTTCGGTCTATGAAGGAGTCGAACTGGAAGACTATGCTTTTTGTGGACCATCAATGGTTTTTACAAACGATCTGACCCCACGAAGTAAATATCCCAAAGGCCCGGGCGGTTTTAAAAAGACCCTGGTGCGTTACGGGGCATCAATTGGCGCAAATGCGACCATCGTTTGTGGCAACACCATCGGCCGCTGGGCGATGATTGCTTCGGGGGCAGTAGTAACCAAAGATGTTAAAGACTATGCGCTGATGGCAGGGGTGCCGGCAAAACAAATCGGTTGGGTTTGTGAATGCGGAACACCATTAAAAGAAGGACTATCCTGTGAAGTTTGTGGAAGGGCATATAACCTGGAGAATAATCAGTTAATCGAAAAGTAAACGAATAATGCGAATGGAGAGTGATTTCAATGGAGTTCAGAGATTTAAAAACGCAGTATCAAAAATACAAAGATGAAATTGATGGAGCCATTCAAAAAGTTCTGGTAAAAGCTGACTTTGTCAGCGGAGCAGAAATTCAAATTTTAGAAAAAAGACTGGCCAAATACGTTGGCGTCAAACATTGCATTTCCTGTGCCAATGGCACTGAAGCCATGACACTGGTATTGATGGCCTGGAGAATTGAAAAAGATGATGCGATCTTTGTGCCGGATTTTACTTTCTTTTCAACTGGTGAAGTTGTGTCTTTAAGAGGTGCAACACCTATATTTGTTGACGTCGATCCAAATACTTTTAATATTGACACGATAAAATTAGAAAAAGCCATTCAAAGAGTAATCCAGGAAGGTGAACTCAAACCAAAAGCTATTATTCCGGTGGATCTATTTGGTCTGCCGGCAGATCACAGCGAGATTGGTCGGATTGCTGAAAAATATAATCTGCTTGTTTTGGAAGATGCAGCCCAGGGCTTTGGGGGCAGTATTAACGGTCAGAAGGCCGGCAGTTTCGGTAAGGCTGCCACGACATCATTTTTTCCGGCAAAACCACTCGGTTGCTATGGCGATGGCGGTGCGATTTTCACAAATGATGATCAATTAGCCAGTCTGCTCAATTCCTACAAGGTTCATGGTAAAGGAATAAATAAATATGATAATGTCAGGATCGGACTTAATTCCCGGTTGGACACCATCCAGGCAGCGGTGTTAAATGTCAAACTAACCGCATTTATTAACCATGAACTTGAGGATATCAACAAAATCTATCGTCTATATAACAAAAAATTGGATGGCGCTGTCGGAATCCCGGTGATGCCGGCGGGTTATTATTCGAGCTTTGCCCAGTACACCATTAAACTTAAGAACAAATCAGAACGAGACGCGCTAAAAACCAGATTAAGTGAGCATAAGATTCCGAGTATGATTTACTATTCAAAACCAATGCACCAACAGGAAGCTTTTAATACCCGGGAATATGATGAGTCGGACTATCCGGTCGTTAGAGAACTTTGCGATACAGTGATATCATTACCGATGCATCCCTATCTGGCTGAGGAAGAAATCGACGAAGTTTGCAATTTAATTTTGAAGCGTTAGAGGATCCCGGAGATGAATGTTTTACATGTGAATTCCTATTATGCCCAAGGATCTTTTTATAAGCATTTATATGATGAACAGATACGAACTGGAATGGCCATCGATGTTTATGTTCCGACGCCAATTTCGGTCAATCGTGATCTGGGAAACTATACAACCGTCAGTATTAACCATAAAAAATATGATCGCTATTTATTCTATTTAAAACACACAAAAATTTATCGGGACATAAAAAAAAAATATCAACTTGATGATTATACGGTGGTTCATGCCCATTCGTTATTTTCCAACGGATACATAGCCATGCGAATAAAAAAGGACTTTGGCATTCCCTATATCGTTGCAGTGAGAGATACCGATGCAAATGTGTTTTTTAAACACATGGTCTGGCTGAGAAAACTCGGGATTAGTATTTTAAAAGAAGCTTCACAGATAATATTTCTGTCAACAACATATCGAGATGCCGTGATTAAAAAATATGTACCAGAACAGTTTCAAGAGGAGATCTTTGCTAAGTGTACAGTTATTCCCAATGGCATTGATAAATTCTGGCTGGATAATTTGGGTGCTCCCAAAATTAAGCAGAATAATAATGAACTTAGCCTTTTATTTGTTGGATTGATCAATAAAAGAAAAAATATTCCATCAACCATCAAAGCGATTAAACGATTAAAACTTCAGGGATATGAGGTGACATTTACGGTTGTTGGCAAAGTCAATGACACGTCAATTTTTAAGCAAATTGAAAAGGAAGATTTTATCCAATATATTTCCCATTGTTCTAAAGAAAAGTTGATTGAGATTTACCGAAGCAATGACATATTTGTGATGCCTTCAATTACAGAGACCTTTGGCCTAGTTTATCCCGAAGCAATGAGTCAGGGATTGCCAGTGATTTATACAAAAGGACAAGGTTTTGATGGTCAATTTGCCGATGGTGAAGTTGGGTTTGCTGTAAATTGTTTTGACATTGAAGATATTACCAATAAGATAATCCAAATAAAAAATCACTACAGTGATTTGTCGCAAAATGCAGTAACGAATGCCCGAAAATTCTGCTGGACTAATATTTGTCAGGAATACAGAAAAATATATGAAGCGGTCGAGTAAAAATGATTTTGAAGAGGGGGGATAGGCCATGATGCAAAAAAAACATATTTGCTTTGTTGTACCAAACTATCCGACACAAAATGATCCGGTTTATACCTTTGTGAGAGAGCTGGTCTGCTCAATAGCTGAGCAGGGATATCCATGTTCGGTAATTGCACCGCAAAGTATCACAAAAAAGTTCCTGAAAAAAAAGTCAGACCGACCACTTTTCTGGCAAGATCATATAAAAGATGGCGTGTGGGTGGATGTTTACCAGCCCAGAGTCATATCATTTTCCAATATCCAGCTATTTGGAAGAAATATTTCAACAGTTATTGCACAAAAAGCAGTGATCAGATGTTTTGCTAAAATAAAACCAGTACCTGATATTCTATATGCTCACTTTTGGCATTCCGGTGTAATGGCTGGTTTGCTCAGTAAGAAGTATGGCATTCCCTTTTTTGTAGCAACAGGTGAAAGTAAGATTTGGGTGGAAAGTCTCTATACCCGCAAGACGATTAAAAAAGCCCTCGCTGATATAAACGGTGTAATCTGTGTATCAACTAAAAATTTGAACGAAAGTATTGAACTGAAACTTGCGCCGCAAGATAAGATGGTTGTGATTCCAAACGCTATTGATCCAGAAAAGTTTTACAAAATTGATAAATGTGAAATCAGAAACAAACTGGGATTCAATGAGGAGGACTTTATTGTTTCATTCATGGGTTCATTTGATCAACGCAAGGGTGTCTTACGTTTGTCGGAAGCAGTGAAGCAAGTGGATCAGGCGAAAGCAATTTTTATTGGATCAGGTGAACTGACTCCCAAAGGTGATGAAATTCTTTTTGTTGGTAAGCTTCCCCATGGACAGATCTGTGAATATTTAAATTGTTCAGATATTTTTGTGCTACCAACACTTGCTGAAGGTTGTAGCAATGCTATTTTGGAAGCAATGGCCTGTGGTTTGCCAATTATCTCTTCAAATCTGGAATTTAATGATGATATTTTAACCGTACATAATTCCATCCGAATTGATAGTATGAATGTGGAAGCCATCGCAGCAGCGATTAATCGTCTTAAGAATGACCACAGCTTACGTAATAAAATGGCAGAAAGTGCTTTAGCGCATTCACAAAAATATCATATCAAAAATAGAACTGAGAAAATTCTGTCGTATATAGAAACTGCAATTGATGACGAAAAAGAGGTTCAACATGATAATCAAGAAATCGACTAATTCCATTGCCATACTGGCAATAGCATTAATATTAATTGTGATCGGGCTTTCGAACAGTCTCTTTTTAATAATAGGAATAATTATAGCGAGTGCATACATTTTTTTTAGTGGCTCAGATGGAATTTATGGACTGTTCTTCATGTTGCCCTTTTCTCCTATATTAAAATTCACACCAGGCGGAAACACTTTTTTTAATATTTTGATAGCTGTTTATATACTTCGAATGATTTTTTTTAATAAAGCGTTCAAAGTTGCTCTATATCAAATTTTATCCATATTATTGTTAATTATCTTCTCATTATTTCATGTAAATGATACAAATCTAATTGAAATAGTCAATCTCGTTATTTATTTCATATTAGCCATATTGGTAATGAACGACAGAGAAAACATAAACATCAGAAAACTAGTGATGTTCTTTGCAGCAGGTATCATTATTGCAGCCTTGTTAGGCTATTTTAGTGATTATATACCAGGTCTAAGTCAGTTTATCAGGGAAACACGAGTAAAACTAAGCGATGGCGATGTATTTGCCAGATTTTCCGGAATTCAAACAAATCCGAATTTTTATACCATGGATATAACAATTGCCATTTCAGCGCTGTTATACATGATCGGAATGAAAAAGCATCAGTGGTATGACTATGTTTTGGTGATTATTTTGTTAGGATTTGGTGTGCTATCATTAAGCCAATCGTTTATACTAACAATTGGAATGGTCTTTTTGTTATATTTTATTTATAAGTTATTTCAACTGCCGAAAATCACCTTTGATGTCAAAGTAATTTTGAGAGGAACGCTTTTTATTTTTTTCACTTTGTTCATTATCACCCAAATAAGCAATCTTCCTTACATGGATATTTATATCCAAAGATTGGGGATCGGCAGTTATGCGGTTCGAAATCTATCAGATCTTACCACTGGACGTTCGGATATCTGGTCAGATTATTTAAATCTATATTTAAGTGACTGGAGAATCTTCCTTTTTGGAGTGGGGTTTTCCGTTGATGCCTATAATTTAAGACAGGCACATAATTTTTTTCTCGAGCTGTTAGTGTATTTAGGAATCATTGGAACAGCCGTTTATCTAAATGTATTGAATTCTATTTTCAAGCCATTTTCAATGAAAATAAAGGGTCGAATCCTTTGTCTTTTACCTTTAATCGCATTGATAATAAGGGGATTGGGCATCAATTTATTTTTTCGAGAAAATTTTATATTTTACCTAATTATCTGTGCTCTAATCATGGCAGATTATGACATAGACGATGGTTTAAAACTGCCTTGGAATGGAGATTCGGATGAAAAATAAATTAATTTTGCTGGAGTTTAACGGTATTCCTGGTTCAGGAAAAACAACGCTATCAAATAGAATAATTACAAATATGAAGGATATGAATTATGCCATTGAATCCTATCATCAGGTAATAAAAAAACCAACAAGAAAAAATTTAAGACATTTAACGCGGTATCTATTCAGTATAAAACCGTCAAGCTTTAAAATGGGATATTTTGCTGTGATGTATCTGTTCACAAATAAAATATTCAACCATGAAAATTAGTTAAGGGTAATTTCATTAATTATTCTTTTTGATCTTTATCAAAAAAAAAGTTTGGAAAATAATGATGAAGTTATTGTGATCGATCAGGGAATTATACAACAAATTATTTCCATGCTCTACAAGTCTGAGTTGATTGCAGACAAATATATAAAAAAAATAATTAAATATACAAAAGAGAAAGATCTGGGATTAAATATTATCAATGTTGATCTGGATATCAAAGCATCTTTTGAACGGCTGAACCAGCGCAAAGGAAATGTCTCGAGAATTCAAACACTGAGCAATGAGATGGCCATTCTTACATTAAACACACAACAAAATAATCTTTATAAAATCAGAGAAATTATCAATGAAATTGATCTAGAGAGTATTGATATCAACACGCAAGAGAGTATTGATAAAAACGTCCTCTTGCTTGAAAATTATATAATGAAAATAAAAAAACAATGAATAATTAGCATTAGGATACAATCGATCCAGTCTATTCATTGCAGATAAATAATAGCCTTAAATCGGATAGGGTCAGGGGGAGCAATGAAAAATGAAATAATAGTCAGTGTGAGCTGTATCACTTTTAATCATGAGAATTATATTGCTGAGGCTATAGAGAGCTTTATCATGCAAAAAACCAGTTTTAAGTATGAAATACTGATACATGATGATGCGTCTACGGACAAAACAGCGGAAATAATACATAAGTATGAAAAAGAATATCCGGAATTAATAAAAGCAATTTATCAAAAAGAAAATCTCTATTCAAAAGATGTTGATGTGGATGATCTGAATACTGAAAGGGCTAAAGGGAAGTATATAGCACTGTGCGAAGGTGATGATTATTGGCTAGATCCTTATAAACTTCAGAAACAAGTTGATTATATGGAGGCGCATTCTGATTGTACATTGTGTGTTCATGCGGCATATATTGTCAACGTCATGGGTAAAAAAATTAAGCCGATTCGAGCGAATCTGGGGAATAAAATATTTTCTGTTGAAGAAATAATTGAAGGTGGCGGTGGATTGTTTGCGACAAATACGATGATGTATCCGCGTTACTTAGATTTGAATAAACCAGATTTTTATAAAAAAGCACCGGTGACGGATTATCCTCTTGCTATATATCTTGCGCTTAAAGGAAAAGTATATTACATTGATGAATACATGGCAGCTTATCGTAAAGGTGTTAGTGGTTCATGGACAAATACGGAACAATCTAGTCTTGAGAAAATAATAAAACATGTCAATAATACAGAAATAATGTTGGATCATCTCAATCAGCATACGGGGTATCAATTCAATAAAGCAATAGAAAACAAAAAGAATATAAATTTATTTAAAATACTAATTGCGCAAGAACGGTTTAAAGAATTAAGGGAAGGCAAATTCAAGTCAGTTTACAAAAACATAACGACAAAAGAAAAAACAAAGATATTGATTAAACAGTACTTTCCGCGTAGCGTGAAAATATACAAAAGAATAAGACGAAAGTATAAATTGTAGTGATATTAATAAAACCGGGCTGACAAATTGATTTTAGAAACTAATGATACAGGTGTAAATTTATGATGAAAATGGGGGTGTGAAGATGATATTGCAGAAATTCAAGACAGGATTATTGAAAATCGATGACATTGTTCTGAATGGGATTTTAAAAGCATTTTACATACGTAATATTAAATATCGAGGAAAAGCATACGAATTAACTGATGATCTATATTTTCCACCGCACACTGATTCAAATAAAAGCATAAGAATGGGTTCAACAGGCGAGTTATTAGCGATCGGAGGAGATTGGAAAGCTGATCGAATTATACATGCATATAAAAGTGGAGTATATCCAGTCTCGTTCAAAGATCAACCCATTCTCTGGTGGACTTCGGAGGTTCATTGTGTTATGAAACCCAATGAGATTCATATAGCAAAGAATATGCGGACACTAATCCGCCAGGATAAATTTAAACTGACAGTAGATAAAGCCTTTCAAGCTGTAGTTAGTGCTTGTTCAGAAACGCGAAAAGGATATACATGGCTAACGCATGAACAAGTGGAAGCATTTCATAACCTGTATGCGTTGGGATTTGCTCATTCTGTTGAAGTATGGCAAGACGAAAAACTGGTAGGTGGATTGTTTGGAATTTCATTTGGTTCATATTTTCATGGTGAGTCAATGTTTGCCAGAGTGAACCATGCCTCAAAACTGGCTTATATTGCACTATCTCTTCGTTTGGCAGAAATGGACAATTTCATAATGGATTGTGGTATTTGGCCGACGGAACATATGAAAAGTCTGGGTGCCACTGTCATTTCACGTGATGAGTTTCTTAAGATTCTTGATATAAGCAAGGATGTTCCTGATGTAATCAATAACTGGGAAGATTTGTTTAACAACTGGGATTTGAAGCAAGCTGTCGAACAACATCAAAATGGTTTGACTTCTAAGAAGGAAGGAGTTTTGACATGAAAGAGCTTATCAACGTAACCCGGTCATCGATGCCAGATTTTGACGAGTTCATGGAGGAAATAAAAGACCTATGGGAGACACATTGGCTGACTAATATGGGCGAAAAGCATAAGAAATTTGCAAAATGCTTAAGAAGCTACTTAGATGTAGAAATGATTACGCTTTTAGCAAATGGTCACCTTGCGCTAGAATGCGCAATTGCAGCTTTTGACTTACAGGGAGAAGTAATTACAACACCTTTTACATTTGCATCGACGACGCATGCAATTGTCAGAAATGGTTTGGAACCAGTCTTTTGCGATATTGATGAAAATGATTATAACATTGATGCAAAAAAAATAGAAAACCTAATTACTGAAAAAACATGTGCAATTGTTCCCGTTCATTTATATGGAAATGTTTGTGATACAGAAAAAATAGAAGATATTGCTAAAAAATACAATTT
This window encodes:
- a CDS encoding DapH/DapD/GlmU-related protein codes for the protein MSYFIHESSYIDKDVKIGEGTKVWHFCHVQEGAHIGENCSLGQNVNIGSRVKIGSGVKIQNNVSVYEGVELEDYAFCGPSMVFTNDLTPRSKYPKGPGGFKKTLVRYGASIGANATIVCGNTIGRWAMIASGAVVTKDVKDYALMAGVPAKQIGWVCECGTPLKEGLSCEVCGRAYNLENNQLIEK
- a CDS encoding DegT/DnrJ/EryC1/StrS family aminotransferase, with the protein product MEFRDLKTQYQKYKDEIDGAIQKVLVKADFVSGAEIQILEKRLAKYVGVKHCISCANGTEAMTLVLMAWRIEKDDAIFVPDFTFFSTGEVVSLRGATPIFVDVDPNTFNIDTIKLEKAIQRVIQEGELKPKAIIPVDLFGLPADHSEIGRIAEKYNLLVLEDAAQGFGGSINGQKAGSFGKAATTSFFPAKPLGCYGDGGAIFTNDDQLASLLNSYKVHGKGINKYDNVRIGLNSRLDTIQAAVLNVKLTAFINHELEDINKIYRLYNKKLDGAVGIPVMPAGYYSSFAQYTIKLKNKSERDALKTRLSEHKIPSMIYYSKPMHQQEAFNTREYDESDYPVVRELCDTVISLPMHPYLAEEEIDEVCNLILKR
- a CDS encoding glycosyltransferase family 4 protein → MNVLHVNSYYAQGSFYKHLYDEQIRTGMAIDVYVPTPISVNRDLGNYTTVSINHKKYDRYLFYLKHTKIYRDIKKKYQLDDYTVVHAHSLFSNGYIAMRIKKDFGIPYIVAVRDTDANVFFKHMVWLRKLGISILKEASQIIFLSTTYRDAVIKKYVPEQFQEEIFAKCTVIPNGIDKFWLDNLGAPKIKQNNNELSLLFVGLINKRKNIPSTIKAIKRLKLQGYEVTFTVVGKVNDTSIFKQIEKEDFIQYISHCSKEKLIEIYRSNDIFVMPSITETFGLVYPEAMSQGLPVIYTKGQGFDGQFADGEVGFAVNCFDIEDITNKIIQIKNHYSDLSQNAVTNARKFCWTNICQEYRKIYEAVE
- a CDS encoding glycosyltransferase family 4 protein; its protein translation is MMQKKHICFVVPNYPTQNDPVYTFVRELVCSIAEQGYPCSVIAPQSITKKFLKKKSDRPLFWQDHIKDGVWVDVYQPRVISFSNIQLFGRNISTVIAQKAVIRCFAKIKPVPDILYAHFWHSGVMAGLLSKKYGIPFFVATGESKIWVESLYTRKTIKKALADINGVICVSTKNLNESIELKLAPQDKMVVIPNAIDPEKFYKIDKCEIRNKLGFNEEDFIVSFMGSFDQRKGVLRLSEAVKQVDQAKAIFIGSGELTPKGDEILFVGKLPHGQICEYLNCSDIFVLPTLAEGCSNAILEAMACGLPIISSNLEFNDDILTVHNSIRIDSMNVEAIAAAINRLKNDHSLRNKMAESALAHSQKYHIKNRTEKILSYIETAIDDEKEVQHDNQEID
- a CDS encoding glycosyltransferase, which codes for MKNEIIVSVSCITFNHENYIAEAIESFIMQKTSFKYEILIHDDASTDKTAEIIHKYEKEYPELIKAIYQKENLYSKDVDVDDLNTERAKGKYIALCEGDDYWLDPYKLQKQVDYMEAHSDCTLCVHAAYIVNVMGKKIKPIRANLGNKIFSVEEIIEGGGGLFATNTMMYPRYLDLNKPDFYKKAPVTDYPLAIYLALKGKVYYIDEYMAAYRKGVSGSWTNTEQSSLEKIIKHVNNTEIMLDHLNQHTGYQFNKAIENKKNINLFKILIAQERFKELREGKFKSVYKNITTKEKTKILIKQYFPRSVKIYKRIRRKYKL
- the aat gene encoding leucyl/phenylalanyl-tRNA--protein transferase, with the translated sequence MKIDDIVLNGILKAFYIRNIKYRGKAYELTDDLYFPPHTDSNKSIRMGSTGELLAIGGDWKADRIIHAYKSGVYPVSFKDQPILWWTSEVHCVMKPNEIHIAKNMRTLIRQDKFKLTVDKAFQAVVSACSETRKGYTWLTHEQVEAFHNLYALGFAHSVEVWQDEKLVGGLFGISFGSYFHGESMFARVNHASKLAYIALSLRLAEMDNFIMDCGIWPTEHMKSLGATVISRDEFLKILDISKDVPDVINNWEDLFNNWDLKQAVEQHQNGLTSKKEGVLT